A part of Bacteroidia bacterium genomic DNA contains:
- the gldL gene encoding gliding motility protein GldL, translating to MAKKKGFLKSRVGKNVMNFVYGAGAAVVIVGALYKILHLEGANEMLIVGMVTEAVVFLISAFDPPADDYEWERVYPILAEPTYEAPMVESLTPEMARLDSSVLSELSDTLVGLNTNVGKLSSVTDAAGATNEYAVKIREASSKIDSLNQSYSVAVTSMSGFANAATDAQAYHEQVQSITKNLTSLNSIYELELQDAKTHLKSLNQFYGAMTEAMSSMAEASKDAAQYKDGMAELNRNLQKLNNVYGNMLSAMAGGAR from the coding sequence ATGGCAAAGAAAAAAGGTTTTCTGAAATCCCGGGTAGGTAAAAACGTAATGAACTTTGTTTACGGCGCGGGTGCTGCAGTTGTAATTGTCGGAGCTCTTTACAAAATATTGCACCTTGAAGGAGCAAATGAAATGTTGATTGTGGGTATGGTCACAGAAGCTGTGGTGTTCCTTATCTCCGCATTTGATCCTCCTGCTGATGATTACGAATGGGAAAGGGTTTACCCAATCCTCGCTGAACCTACCTATGAAGCTCCAATGGTAGAGTCTCTTACTCCTGAAATGGCAAGACTCGATAGCAGTGTTCTGAGCGAACTCTCTGATACACTCGTAGGACTTAATACAAACGTGGGCAAACTCTCTAGTGTTACTGATGCAGCCGGTGCTACCAATGAGTACGCTGTGAAAATCAGAGAAGCGTCTTCCAAAATCGACAGCCTGAATCAAAGCTACTCCGTAGCGGTAACTTCAATGTCTGGTTTCGCCAACGCTGCTACTGATGCACAAGCTTACCATGAGCAGGTTCAGTCAATCACCAAAAACCTGACCTCTCTCAATTCGATCTACGAACTGGAACTCCAGGATGCAAAAACTCACCTGAAATCTCTCAACCAGTTTTATGGTGCAATGACCGAAGCAATGTCTTCTATGGCTGAAGCCAGCAAAGACGCCGCTCAATACAAAGATGGCATGGCTGAACTGAACCGTAATCTCCAGAAACTCAACAACGTTTACGGTAACATGCTCTCAGCTATGGCCGGTGGTGCCAGATAA
- a CDS encoding transglycosylase domain-containing protein encodes MSTPSVTSELKKQESVAEQFLPPKKKISYKIPRYFFLGMVFLGTVALFGFIGYSAQDLPALTEIENPKSSLSTQVIAADGMILDNFYVTENRVNVKLNDISPYVIDALVATEDARFYEHSGVDYWSIPALLKRNLTGTTSGGSTITMQLSRNLFNAVSQERTVTRKIKEVIVSALLEKNYTKQEIIEGYLNTVNIYGNAYGVEMAAQRLFGKKSKSLSIEESAVIVGMLKGQGVFDPIRKPDTVLSRRNVVINQMVKYGFLNKDSINIDSLKNLPIVTAAQGRDHVQGTAPYFRQHVRSFLKEWCQNNPKPDGSFYNPYADGLKVYTTLDSRMQMHAEAAVREHLTKLQKTFDKHLKGREAYKEEPAILTDLTRQSERYLKAKKAGKSESEINEEFAKPIKMRIFSWNGDIDTVLSPLDSIKYYSQFLETGVVSINPINGEIKAWVGGIDFEYFKYDHVGQGKRQVGSTFKPFVYAAAIDYGNRTPCDLELNQPVVFENTDGNGTRWVPKNSDGKIGGLMTLRTALATSTNLVTARLIKQITPTVVAKYAQRMGIQTPLDPVPSLCLGTTDLSVLELTGAYGTFVNRGRRLDPHFISRIEDNKGNILAEFQPTPVQALSEKSAFMMVELLKGVVDEPGGTASRLRYMYKFRNEMGAKTGTTQNHADGWFVGITPNLVSGVWVGCADRRVRFRTIDLGQGASMALPIWALYMQKLYEDPEIGLPQDRFLRPAGFDVNFACGDQPQILTRGARETLRVSSDDLDSFD; translated from the coding sequence ATGAGTACTCCTTCTGTTACCAGTGAACTGAAAAAACAGGAATCCGTTGCTGAACAGTTCCTTCCCCCGAAAAAAAAAATCTCCTATAAAATCCCCAGATATTTTTTCCTGGGCATGGTTTTCCTTGGTACTGTCGCTTTATTCGGATTCATTGGTTATTCCGCACAGGACCTTCCGGCGCTTACTGAAATAGAAAACCCCAAATCCAGCCTCTCCACACAGGTTATTGCTGCTGATGGGATGATCCTCGACAATTTTTATGTCACGGAAAACAGGGTAAATGTAAAACTCAACGATATTTCCCCCTATGTCATTGACGCACTCGTCGCTACAGAAGACGCCCGGTTTTATGAACATTCCGGTGTCGATTACTGGTCTATTCCAGCACTGCTGAAGAGAAATCTGACAGGTACAACCAGCGGGGGAAGTACGATTACCATGCAGCTTTCCCGCAATCTTTTTAACGCAGTAAGTCAGGAAAGAACTGTCACCCGCAAAATCAAAGAAGTAATTGTCTCTGCCTTACTGGAAAAAAATTACACCAAGCAGGAGATTATTGAGGGCTACCTCAATACCGTAAATATTTACGGCAATGCCTATGGAGTTGAAATGGCGGCCCAGCGCCTGTTCGGTAAAAAATCCAAAAGCCTGAGTATCGAAGAATCGGCCGTTATCGTTGGCATGCTTAAAGGTCAGGGTGTATTTGATCCAATCAGAAAACCAGATACCGTACTTTCCAGAAGAAATGTCGTCATTAATCAGATGGTCAAATACGGATTCCTTAATAAGGATTCCATCAATATCGACAGCCTCAAAAATTTACCAATCGTCACTGCTGCCCAGGGGCGCGATCATGTACAAGGTACAGCGCCTTATTTTCGCCAGCATGTACGGAGTTTTCTGAAAGAATGGTGTCAGAACAATCCAAAACCAGACGGCTCTTTCTACAACCCTTATGCAGATGGGCTAAAAGTATATACGACACTTGACTCCCGGATGCAGATGCATGCAGAAGCTGCTGTAAGAGAACATTTGACGAAACTCCAAAAAACCTTTGACAAACACCTCAAGGGGCGCGAAGCCTATAAAGAAGAACCGGCTATTCTTACAGATCTTACCAGGCAATCTGAAAGATATCTGAAAGCAAAAAAGGCTGGAAAATCAGAATCTGAGATTAATGAGGAATTCGCCAAACCCATAAAGATGCGGATTTTTAGCTGGAATGGCGATATTGATACTGTACTTTCTCCCTTAGACTCGATCAAATACTATTCACAATTTCTGGAAACAGGGGTTGTATCCATTAACCCCATCAATGGTGAAATTAAGGCGTGGGTCGGTGGAATTGATTTTGAATACTTTAAATATGACCATGTCGGTCAGGGGAAACGTCAGGTGGGCTCCACTTTCAAACCTTTTGTCTATGCTGCTGCGATAGATTACGGCAACCGTACCCCCTGCGACCTTGAGCTAAATCAGCCCGTAGTTTTTGAAAATACTGATGGAAATGGTACCCGGTGGGTTCCCAAAAACTCAGATGGAAAAATTGGTGGGCTTATGACCCTTCGCACGGCACTCGCTACTTCAACCAATCTGGTAACCGCAAGGCTGATCAAGCAGATCACCCCGACCGTAGTAGCCAAATACGCCCAACGAATGGGGATTCAGACTCCTTTGGATCCAGTACCCTCTCTTTGTCTTGGAACAACGGATCTTTCTGTGCTGGAACTTACCGGTGCATATGGCACGTTTGTCAACCGGGGGCGTCGGCTGGATCCGCATTTTATCTCGCGAATTGAAGACAATAAGGGAAATATACTCGCCGAATTTCAGCCGACCCCGGTACAAGCCCTGAGCGAAAAATCTGCTTTTATGATGGTCGAATTGCTCAAAGGTGTGGTAGATGAGCCCGGCGGTACAGCCAGCAGGCTCCGGTATATGTATAAATTTCGCAATGAAATGGGAGCAAAAACCGGTACCACTCAAAACCATGCCGACGGATGGTTTGTAGGCATAACCCCCAACCTTGTCTCTGGTGTGTGGGTGGGATGTGCGGACCGAAGAGTCAGGTTCAGAACCATTGATCTGGGGCAGGGAGCAAGTATGGCTTTGCCGATATGGGCTTTATATATGCAAAAACTATATGAGGATCCTGAAATTGGATTGCCGCAAGATCGTTTTCTGCGCCCGGCGGGATTTGATGTGAACTTCGCATGTGGCGACCAACCTCAGATTTTGACAAGAGGTGCCAGGGAAACGCTGCGGGTAAGTTCTGACGATCTGGACAGTTTTGATTGA
- a CDS encoding PorP/SprF family type IX secretion system membrane protein — MRKLLSAIVLTVCMSMTASAQVYFQNTMYGFNQFAYNPAAAGFSQLGMDKGLNLTLLGRQQWLGIAGAPRLSTMTLNAPADNLGGGIGATLVVDQLGPLTSTGMDFAYAFHLLGRGDDEGLRLSIGVSGGFRQTSLNGDWIYDVSNGTDPVLSNGKTSALVPSLNAGLYLTNADGRFFAGLSGQNLLEPSIEGLLLDSRGEVSTIPRSFFLIGGYRFDIGTETGKSTLTPTIMARTDGLFPPQVDVNLYWNYKPVVFGAGYRFFNDSFSAMMGVNISDRTFVAYSYDYTMNALNAVGDVNTHEIIISYTFPGSEGKESKKVDILDNPDKL, encoded by the coding sequence ATGAGAAAACTTTTATCCGCCATTGTATTAACCGTGTGTATGAGTATGACTGCTTCAGCGCAGGTGTATTTTCAGAACACAATGTACGGTTTCAACCAGTTCGCCTACAATCCGGCAGCAGCAGGCTTTAGCCAGTTGGGAATGGACAAAGGCTTGAACCTCACGCTTTTAGGACGCCAGCAATGGCTGGGTATTGCAGGTGCACCCCGGTTGTCAACGATGACACTAAACGCGCCCGCTGACAACCTTGGAGGAGGTATTGGCGCTACATTGGTCGTAGACCAATTGGGCCCTTTGACTTCAACCGGTATGGATTTTGCCTATGCATTTCACTTGCTGGGTAGAGGTGATGACGAAGGATTGCGGCTTTCTATCGGAGTTTCCGGAGGATTTCGCCAGACTTCACTCAATGGTGACTGGATTTACGACGTCAGTAATGGTACTGACCCGGTTCTTTCAAATGGGAAAACGAGTGCCCTCGTTCCTTCACTTAATGCAGGCCTTTACCTGACCAATGCTGATGGCAGATTTTTTGCCGGACTTTCGGGACAAAATCTTCTGGAACCTTCCATCGAAGGATTGTTGCTCGACAGCAGGGGAGAAGTCTCGACCATACCAAGGAGCTTTTTCCTGATTGGTGGTTACCGGTTTGATATTGGAACAGAAACCGGCAAATCAACGCTTACACCAACGATTATGGCTCGTACAGACGGTCTTTTTCCGCCTCAGGTAGATGTGAATTTGTACTGGAATTATAAACCCGTAGTATTTGGTGCAGGTTACAGGTTCTTTAATGATTCATTTTCCGCCATGATGGGGGTAAATATTTCAGACCGTACATTCGTTGCATATTCATACGACTATACTATGAATGCCCTGAATGCCGTTGGAGATGTAAACACACATGAAATTATTATATCCTATACTTTCCCCGGTTCAGAAGGAAAAGAGTCTAAGAAAGTGGATATTTTGGACAACCCTGATAAACTTTGA
- the uvrC gene encoding excinuclease ABC subunit UvrC produces MSTLQDVLDKVRSLPDAPGVYRFLNKKGKIIYIGKAKDLRKRVSSYFASSRQHTYRIQHLVRNIDDLAYTVTDSEAEALLLENNLIKNHQPRYNILLKDGKTYPYICIKKERFPRVFSTRTKISDGSTYFGPYPNVGTMKTLLELIRGFIKLRTCNFNLTAENIRAGKFKVCLEYQIGNCAGPCEGLIQEAEYMEGIDQIKNILRGKLAPVLQNLEAKMLAAAENYEFEKAEFLKNRLEKIRNYQSKSTVVSEKINDLEVLTIDTEQHLSVVNHFKVQNGAIVQTHAWEIKRVNQEEDGEILMSSLNYLLSEEEELFPEIVTNIPLDMEALPDGLTNTVPQKGDKKHLAELSLKNCKTLLIEKLYNQNFKQKKTPGEKMMEELQKELRMKVLPDHIECFDNSNIQGSSPVASVVVFKDGKPSKKDYRHFNIKTVEGPNDFASMEEIVTRRYRRILDEGEVLPKLILIDGGKGQLSSAATALENLGLLHKVPMIGIAKRLEEIYRVGDSFPLHIDKKSPALHLIQQLRNEAHRFAITFHRDKRSKAANQRSSLTSIKGIGEQAEKEIIQIFKSVRKLKNASREELEEKLGKHRAKLISDAIEKGEI; encoded by the coding sequence ATGAGCACGTTACAGGATGTATTGGACAAAGTGCGGAGCTTGCCAGACGCACCTGGCGTTTACCGCTTTCTGAATAAGAAGGGGAAAATCATTTATATAGGTAAAGCTAAAGATTTGCGCAAGCGGGTAAGTAGCTATTTTGCCTCATCCCGGCAACACACGTATCGCATCCAGCACCTTGTCAGGAATATCGACGATCTTGCATATACGGTTACAGATAGTGAGGCTGAGGCATTATTGCTCGAAAATAACCTGATAAAAAACCACCAGCCCAGGTACAACATTCTCCTTAAAGATGGAAAAACTTACCCGTACATCTGTATAAAAAAAGAGCGGTTTCCCAGAGTTTTTTCTACCCGGACAAAAATCAGTGATGGTTCAACCTACTTTGGCCCATATCCCAATGTGGGCACAATGAAAACATTGCTGGAACTGATCCGCGGGTTTATCAAACTCCGAACCTGTAATTTCAACCTTACCGCTGAAAATATACGTGCAGGGAAATTTAAGGTGTGCCTTGAATACCAGATCGGAAACTGTGCAGGTCCCTGTGAAGGATTAATACAGGAGGCTGAGTATATGGAAGGAATTGATCAGATCAAAAATATTCTCAGAGGGAAACTTGCGCCCGTACTGCAGAATCTGGAAGCAAAAATGTTGGCAGCGGCAGAAAATTACGAATTTGAAAAAGCTGAATTCCTAAAAAACCGACTGGAAAAAATCCGAAACTACCAGTCTAAAAGCACGGTTGTCTCCGAAAAAATCAATGACCTGGAAGTGCTGACTATTGATACAGAACAACACCTCTCCGTTGTCAATCATTTTAAAGTGCAAAATGGCGCCATCGTTCAGACCCATGCCTGGGAAATCAAACGGGTCAATCAGGAGGAAGACGGCGAAATTCTTATGTCTTCGCTCAATTACCTGTTGAGTGAAGAGGAAGAACTATTTCCCGAAATTGTGACAAATATTCCACTGGATATGGAGGCGCTTCCCGATGGTCTTACCAATACAGTACCGCAAAAGGGAGATAAAAAACATCTGGCAGAGCTGTCTCTCAAAAACTGCAAGACGCTGTTAATAGAAAAACTGTACAATCAGAATTTCAAACAGAAGAAAACGCCTGGCGAAAAAATGATGGAAGAGTTGCAGAAAGAGTTGCGGATGAAGGTTCTTCCCGATCATATCGAATGTTTTGATAACTCCAACATTCAGGGTAGTTCTCCGGTGGCATCCGTTGTAGTTTTTAAGGATGGCAAACCTTCGAAAAAAGACTACCGGCACTTTAATATCAAAACCGTTGAAGGGCCCAACGATTTTGCCTCTATGGAGGAAATTGTGACACGGCGATATCGAAGGATTCTCGACGAGGGTGAGGTATTACCCAAACTTATCCTCATTGACGGAGGCAAGGGCCAACTAAGCAGTGCGGCCACAGCCCTGGAAAATCTCGGTCTTTTACATAAAGTGCCGATGATTGGCATCGCCAAAAGACTGGAAGAGATTTACCGCGTAGGAGATAGCTTTCCCCTTCATATCGACAAAAAAAGTCCCGCCCTTCATTTGATCCAACAGCTACGCAATGAAGCACACAGATTTGCCATCACCTTTCACCGGGATAAACGGAGTAAAGCCGCCAATCAGCGTTCATCACTTACCAGTATTAAGGGAATAGGGGAGCAGGCGGAAAAGGAAATTATACAGATATTTAAATCGGTAAGAAAACTAAAAAATGCCTCACGCGAAGAGCTGGAAGAGAAGCTTGGTAAACACCGCGCAAAGCTGATTTCTGACGCCATCGAAAAGGGCGAGATATAA
- a CDS encoding GldM family protein: MASGKMSPRQKMINMMYLVLLALLAINISAEILNAFENIRNKLNKSAQNALSNSDAFITSMKEEIKEEIANEGKRSNEGLLDTLDQIKGRTAQLIGLLENHISKMTEIAGVNPETGQLEKKDETEKNEQYWLGVGKEQEANDGRGNAEAFKLHQEMDSYIKYLVDIYNGQLKDPKATRQKLEEEYMTQDPEATATLDKEAKNWERFTFEGPVIANMATLEAMKLDVYEKEKILLDLLNTRLGVATFKADKVVAINAPTATIVPAGLQFETKLFVAMSSSQLLPKFGSSSGSIKQEPGASVATLTIPASGGVIPAGKSEGVQSYTASIQVPKATGGFETLSVEGKFTVRKPEIVITSAAVQNLYRNCGNDVNIDVPALGDQYSPKIDASQATVIPSQKTPKKFRIVPTGSSCKVTVNSVTGGKTIKVGDVDYKVINPPRPGINMAVNGKPYNGSTMVPKTSRIALRIEPDDDFRSALPEDAQYGITSVDVLAQLSLGPPTQVNQVNCAGQDATKSIEVALGTRVREARPGTKVYVRINEIYRVNFQKKRVPERFNEIERTLSLVVQ; the protein is encoded by the coding sequence ATGGCATCAGGTAAAATGTCTCCACGTCAGAAAATGATCAACATGATGTATCTCGTGTTGCTCGCTCTTCTGGCTATTAATATCAGTGCGGAGATTCTCAATGCTTTTGAGAATATCCGAAACAAACTGAACAAGTCCGCCCAAAACGCGCTCTCCAACTCCGACGCTTTCATCACCAGTATGAAAGAAGAAATCAAGGAGGAAATCGCGAATGAAGGTAAACGCTCTAATGAAGGTCTGCTTGATACGCTGGACCAAATCAAAGGAAGAACTGCTCAATTAATTGGTTTACTCGAAAATCATATTTCCAAAATGACTGAGATCGCAGGTGTAAATCCTGAAACTGGTCAACTTGAGAAAAAAGATGAAACAGAGAAAAATGAGCAATATTGGCTGGGAGTGGGAAAAGAGCAGGAAGCCAATGATGGTCGCGGTAATGCTGAAGCATTCAAGCTGCATCAGGAAATGGATAGCTACATTAAATACCTTGTAGATATCTATAACGGTCAGCTGAAAGATCCTAAAGCAACCCGCCAAAAACTGGAAGAGGAGTATATGACGCAAGACCCCGAGGCGACTGCAACGCTTGACAAAGAAGCTAAAAATTGGGAGCGTTTTACATTCGAAGGTCCGGTTATTGCCAATATGGCTACCCTTGAAGCAATGAAACTTGATGTGTACGAAAAAGAGAAAATCCTTCTCGATCTTTTGAATACACGTCTGGGGGTTGCAACCTTTAAAGCGGATAAAGTTGTCGCTATCAATGCGCCTACCGCAACAATCGTCCCCGCAGGTCTTCAGTTTGAAACAAAACTGTTTGTGGCAATGTCCTCCAGCCAGTTACTGCCAAAGTTTGGAAGCTCCTCTGGTTCTATCAAACAAGAACCCGGTGCAAGTGTGGCTACTCTGACTATCCCCGCCAGTGGTGGTGTTATCCCCGCCGGCAAAAGTGAAGGCGTACAGAGCTATACTGCTTCCATCCAGGTGCCTAAGGCTACCGGTGGTTTCGAAACCTTAAGCGTGGAAGGCAAATTCACTGTCCGTAAACCTGAAATTGTAATTACCTCTGCTGCCGTACAAAACCTGTACAGAAACTGTGGTAATGACGTAAATATCGATGTACCTGCCCTCGGCGACCAGTACTCTCCAAAAATTGATGCTAGTCAGGCTACCGTAATACCTAGCCAGAAGACGCCTAAAAAATTCCGGATTGTACCTACTGGTAGTTCCTGTAAAGTTACTGTTAACAGTGTCACCGGTGGCAAAACCATTAAAGTTGGAGATGTTGATTACAAAGTAATTAACCCACCAAGACCGGGTATCAACATGGCTGTAAATGGAAAACCTTACAATGGCTCCACAATGGTTCCTAAAACGAGCCGGATAGCCCTGAGAATTGAACCTGATGACGATTTCAGATCAGCACTGCCTGAAGATGCTCAATATGGTATCACCAGTGTCGATGTACTCGCTCAGTTGTCTCTCGGACCTCCAACCCAGGTAAACCAGGTTAACTGTGCTGGTCAGGATGCTACCAAATCAATTGAAGTGGCACTCGGTACCCGTGTACGTGAAGCAAGACCAGGCACCAAAGTTTATGTCCGGATCAATGAAATCTACCGGGTGAACTTTCAGAAAAAGCGCGTTCCAGAAAGATTCAATGAAATTGAAAGAACTCTGTCTCTTGTTGTTCAATAA
- a CDS encoding SUMF1/EgtB/PvdO family nonheme iron enzyme, whose amino-acid sequence MKKVFFLLTVLAMTAYGCGLFGGKGTGHHGELTGVMDRPDWDQYQPMGMVYIPPGSFHMGQNDQDVPYSQIALNRQITISAYFMDETEITNNQYRQFLYGPTSNETSFQQNGALDTIDPLYAEIIIPDTTVWIRDFVYSYNEPLMENYFWHPAFDNYPVVGVNWYAAAEFCKWRTAHLNQYREEKELAPMPRFRLPTEAEWEYGSRGGYEHKLYPWEGPYLRNSKGCFLANFKPGRGDYIADNFEYTAPVDSYFPNDYGLYNMPGNVAEWCQDDFEETGYSYAHDLNPVYYDPKYKETDREPGGAKIRKVHRGGSWKDIGYFLSNGSRTYEYADTAKSFIGFRCVVTVIGRSGAVGRF is encoded by the coding sequence ATGAAAAAAGTATTTTTCCTGCTTACCGTCCTGGCAATGACTGCCTACGGATGCGGCTTGTTCGGCGGAAAAGGCACTGGCCATCATGGTGAGCTGACCGGCGTAATGGACAGACCAGATTGGGACCAGTACCAGCCGATGGGCATGGTGTATATACCGCCCGGTAGCTTCCATATGGGTCAAAACGATCAGGACGTTCCCTACTCTCAGATCGCTCTCAACCGGCAGATAACCATCAGTGCCTACTTCATGGATGAAACTGAAATTACCAATAACCAATATCGGCAGTTTCTGTATGGTCCTACTTCGAATGAAACCTCTTTCCAGCAAAATGGTGCTCTTGACACTATCGACCCGCTGTATGCAGAAATCATTATCCCTGATACAACTGTATGGATCAGAGATTTTGTTTACTCCTACAATGAGCCACTGATGGAAAACTATTTCTGGCATCCTGCCTTTGACAACTATCCTGTAGTTGGTGTCAACTGGTATGCTGCTGCGGAGTTTTGTAAATGGCGTACCGCACACCTCAATCAGTATCGTGAAGAGAAAGAACTGGCTCCTATGCCCCGGTTCCGCCTTCCTACCGAAGCTGAATGGGAATACGGTTCTCGTGGTGGCTATGAGCATAAATTGTACCCATGGGAAGGTCCTTACCTGAGAAACTCAAAAGGATGTTTCCTGGCCAACTTTAAGCCTGGTCGTGGTGACTATATCGCTGACAATTTTGAATATACTGCTCCAGTTGACTCGTACTTCCCCAATGACTACGGTCTCTATAACATGCCCGGGAACGTAGCCGAATGGTGTCAGGACGACTTTGAAGAAACCGGTTATTCGTATGCCCACGATCTTAACCCGGTGTATTACGATCCAAAGTATAAAGAAACAGACCGTGAACCAGGTGGTGCAAAAATCCGGAAGGTACATCGTGGCGGATCATGGAAGGATATTGGTTATTTCCTTTCAAATGGTTCCCGTACCTACGAATATGCTGATACCGCAAAATCTTTCATCGGTTTCCGTTGTGTGGTTACCGTAATAGGAAGATCTGGTGCCGTCGGTCGGTTCTAG
- a CDS encoding uroporphyrinogen-III synthase has translation MSVGKPVKSILISQPAPSDAASPYVRLAEKWNLKIDFRKFIQVEGVSLNEFRKQGLHPLDFTAVIFTSKVAVDHYFRLLNEMRVEMPPETKYFCVTDATSKYLQKYIVIRKRKLFVGERTLTDLLPFINKHKGDKYFYPSSNVHKSELLTIMQDKGINVTESIIYRTVDSDLSDLENIFYDMICFFSPAGIKSLFNNFPGFQQNDTRIAVFGSGTAEEALKSGLRIDVEAPKPNLPSMTAAIEKYLRDIGQEM, from the coding sequence ATGAGCGTAGGTAAGCCAGTAAAAAGTATTTTGATTTCGCAGCCGGCTCCTTCAGATGCCGCCTCACCATATGTCAGACTTGCAGAGAAGTGGAATCTGAAGATCGACTTTCGGAAATTCATCCAGGTTGAGGGAGTCTCGTTGAACGAGTTTCGTAAACAAGGCCTTCATCCGTTGGATTTCACTGCTGTTATATTCACGAGTAAAGTAGCTGTGGATCATTATTTCAGGCTGCTGAATGAGATGCGAGTGGAAATGCCACCCGAGACAAAATATTTTTGTGTTACTGATGCTACGTCGAAGTATCTTCAGAAGTATATTGTTATTCGCAAGCGGAAGTTATTTGTCGGGGAAAGAACCCTTACAGACCTGCTTCCATTCATCAACAAACACAAGGGAGACAAATATTTTTATCCCAGCAGCAATGTTCATAAGAGCGAGTTGCTGACGATCATGCAGGATAAGGGGATCAACGTTACGGAATCCATTATCTATCGCACCGTGGACAGTGATCTTTCAGATTTGGAGAACATTTTCTACGATATGATCTGCTTTTTTTCTCCCGCCGGTATCAAATCATTATTTAATAACTTCCCCGGCTTTCAGCAGAATGATACACGCATTGCCGTGTTCGGATCAGGAACAGCAGAGGAAGCATTAAAATCAGGACTTCGTATTGATGTAGAAGCGCCTAAGCCCAATCTTCCTTCAATGACAGCAGCGATTGAAAAATATTTGCGAGATATTGGTCAGGAGATGTAA